One Glycocaulis abyssi DNA window includes the following coding sequences:
- a CDS encoding GNAT family N-acetyltransferase, protein MLRCETIKTVALTAQDQHAWTAMALATGLASPLLHPEFAQAVSATRNDVEIALFRDAKGLAAVFAYHRRPGGFARPIGSAFSDIHAILRRPDVEARDEELLALAGLSRARFAALFTPDKPPAAGLEPVGPSRAAVRRSTANALIAELQAEHPKRFKDFRRRLRKLETEHGEVQLAVSSDPATLDELIGWKRLQYRQTGRHDVLAPRWTTRLMHALFSRREGAVRGRLYTLRAGGRLIAAEYGPEGHGTFHPWLAAYDPEMSAYSPGHLLVYLLLSRMEEFGLTRYEMGTGHEDYKKYFTNHRSALYSGLARAPHFEERMREAATKLAMATLTLCGNRVRDLGRRMHSRIDHIAAAETSAAGRWAGLTRAAGAILSGQQRSA, encoded by the coding sequence ATGTTGCGCTGTGAGACAATCAAGACTGTCGCCCTGACCGCGCAGGATCAGCATGCGTGGACGGCAATGGCGCTGGCCACCGGCCTCGCCTCGCCCCTGCTGCATCCCGAATTTGCACAAGCCGTTTCGGCCACCCGTAATGATGTGGAAATCGCGCTTTTCCGCGACGCGAAAGGGCTGGCGGCCGTGTTCGCCTACCATCGCCGGCCCGGCGGCTTTGCCCGGCCCATCGGCTCTGCCTTCTCCGACATTCATGCCATTTTGCGCCGGCCGGACGTGGAAGCGCGTGACGAGGAATTGCTGGCCCTGGCCGGCCTGTCGCGCGCCCGCTTTGCTGCCCTCTTCACGCCTGACAAGCCACCGGCTGCCGGGCTGGAGCCGGTCGGCCCCTCGCGCGCAGCGGTAAGGCGGTCCACTGCCAATGCCCTCATCGCCGAACTGCAGGCCGAGCACCCGAAACGCTTCAAGGATTTCCGCCGCCGCCTGCGCAAGCTGGAAACCGAGCATGGCGAGGTACAGCTTGCTGTGTCGAGCGATCCGGCAACCCTTGACGAGCTGATAGGCTGGAAACGCCTGCAATACCGCCAGACCGGCCGCCATGACGTGCTGGCCCCGCGCTGGACGACCAGACTGATGCACGCCCTGTTCTCCCGACGGGAAGGCGCTGTACGCGGACGGCTCTACACCCTGCGGGCAGGTGGCCGGCTGATCGCGGCAGAATATGGCCCGGAAGGTCATGGCACCTTCCACCCCTGGCTTGCGGCCTATGACCCCGAAATGTCGGCGTATTCGCCAGGTCACCTTCTGGTCTACCTGCTCCTGTCGCGGATGGAAGAGTTTGGCCTGACACGCTACGAGATGGGCACCGGCCACGAGGACTACAAGAAATACTTCACCAATCACCGTTCCGCCCTTTACAGCGGGCTGGCGCGTGCGCCCCATTTCGAAGAACGCATGCGTGAAGCCGCAACCAAGCTGGCCATGGCAACCCTCACGCTGTGCGGTAACCGCGTGCGTGATCTGGGCAGGCGGATGCACAGCCGTATCGACCATATTGCGGCAGCAGAAACCAGCGCGGCAGGGCGCTGGGCCGGGCTGACACGGGCAGCTGGCGCCATCCTGTCAGGCCAGCAGCGCAGCGCCTGA
- a CDS encoding SDR family NAD(P)-dependent oxidoreductase gives MGGRLDGKVAVITGGASGIGKASVERFIAEGAHVVMGDLETARGEAMAQFHGPKLAFRTTDVKNEADIKALIDLAIERHGRLDILFNNAGSAEPDYPVEKIEAGAFDHVMHLHLRAALFGIKHASPHMQAAGGGSIISTSSVAGIGVNYGPLLYSIAKAALIHMTKTVSVRMAPHKIRVNCINPGLIATAVFGRAFGLDQDAAEAAQPKLEELGAFAQPLPVGGNPLDIANAAVYLASDEARFVTGQALVVDGGLTTGTVPDPNGGTAAIITDILGVDLAAWRAEHGIG, from the coding sequence ATGGGCGGACGGCTGGACGGCAAGGTGGCAGTAATCACAGGCGGGGCGAGCGGTATCGGCAAGGCGAGCGTGGAGCGTTTCATCGCAGAAGGCGCGCATGTCGTGATGGGTGATCTCGAAACCGCGCGCGGCGAGGCCATGGCGCAGTTCCATGGGCCAAAGCTTGCCTTCCGCACCACCGACGTGAAGAACGAAGCCGACATCAAGGCACTGATTGATCTGGCCATCGAGCGTCACGGGCGGCTGGACATATTGTTCAATAATGCGGGCTCCGCCGAGCCGGACTATCCGGTTGAAAAGATAGAAGCTGGCGCATTCGACCATGTCATGCACCTGCATTTGCGCGCCGCCCTGTTCGGCATCAAGCACGCTTCACCGCACATGCAGGCCGCCGGAGGGGGATCGATCATCTCCACCTCCAGCGTCGCCGGGATAGGCGTGAATTACGGGCCTTTGCTCTACTCCATCGCCAAGGCGGCCCTTATCCACATGACGAAGACCGTTTCGGTGCGGATGGCACCGCACAAGATCCGGGTGAACTGCATCAATCCCGGCCTCATCGCGACGGCCGTGTTCGGACGCGCCTTCGGCCTCGATCAGGACGCAGCCGAAGCCGCCCAGCCCAAGCTGGAAGAACTGGGAGCCTTCGCCCAGCCTTTGCCCGTCGGCGGCAATCCGCTCGATATCGCCAATGCGGCCGTGTATCTCGCCAGCGACGAGGCGCGCTTCGTGACCGGACAGGCACTGGTGGTCGATGGCGGGCTTACCACCGGCACAGTGCCAGACCCCAATGGCGGCACAGCCGCGATCATCACCGATATTCTCGGCGTCGATCTGGCGGCCTGGCGGGCTGAACACGGCATTGGCTGA
- the guaB gene encoding IMP dehydrogenase, which yields MEIREGLTFDDVLLQPGASEIIPADADVRTRVTRDVGLNIPILSAAMDTVTEAPLAIAMAQAGGLGVIHRNLEIPEQAEEVRRVKRYESGMVVNPVTIGPDATLADLKALMDHHRISGIPVVEGGGKGGAAGAKPGKLIGIITNRDVRFADDLNAAVSSLMTRDHLVTVRPGADQAEARRLLHKHRIERLLVVDEDGYCVGLMTVKDMEKAQAYPNAAKDAHGRLRVAAATTTGDAGFERAEALMDAGVDVVVIDTAHGMSAAVLEQVRRIKRASNTTQIVAGNVATYDGARGLFDAGADCVKVGIGPGSICTTRIVAGVGVPQLTAIMEARRAAQGFEGTVIADGGIKYSGDVAKAIAAGADCVMMGSMLAGTEEAPGEVFLYKGRSYKSYRGMGSVGAMARGSADRYFQKEVTDRMKLVPEGIEGQVPYKGPVGPILHQMVGGLRAAMGYTGAKTIADFQKNAVFVRITNAGLRESHVHDVTITREAPNYPSPS from the coding sequence ATGGAGATACGTGAAGGTCTTACCTTCGACGATGTGCTCTTGCAGCCCGGCGCATCCGAGATAATCCCCGCTGACGCAGATGTGCGCACGCGTGTGACGCGTGATGTCGGCCTGAACATTCCGATCCTGTCGGCGGCGATGGATACCGTCACCGAAGCGCCGCTGGCGATTGCCATGGCGCAGGCGGGCGGGCTTGGCGTCATTCACCGCAATCTGGAAATACCTGAGCAGGCCGAAGAAGTGCGCCGCGTGAAGCGCTATGAGAGCGGCATGGTGGTCAACCCGGTCACGATCGGCCCGGATGCGACGCTGGCGGACCTCAAAGCCCTGATGGACCATCACCGTATCTCCGGCATTCCGGTCGTTGAGGGCGGTGGCAAGGGCGGCGCAGCCGGCGCCAAGCCCGGCAAGCTTATCGGTATCATCACCAACCGGGATGTGCGCTTTGCCGACGATCTGAACGCCGCTGTGTCCAGCCTGATGACCAGGGATCACCTGGTCACCGTGCGCCCCGGCGCTGACCAGGCAGAAGCGCGCCGTCTCCTGCACAAGCACCGGATCGAGCGCCTGCTGGTCGTCGACGAGGATGGCTATTGCGTCGGCCTGATGACCGTCAAGGACATGGAGAAGGCGCAAGCCTATCCCAACGCCGCCAAGGACGCGCATGGACGCTTGCGCGTCGCTGCGGCGACCACGACCGGCGATGCCGGTTTTGAGCGCGCCGAGGCGCTGATGGATGCGGGCGTGGACGTCGTCGTGATCGACACTGCCCACGGCATGAGCGCCGCCGTGCTGGAGCAGGTGCGCCGTATCAAGCGCGCCTCCAACACCACCCAGATCGTGGCCGGCAATGTAGCGACCTATGATGGCGCGCGCGGCCTGTTTGATGCGGGCGCAGACTGCGTGAAGGTGGGGATCGGGCCGGGTTCGATCTGCACCACGCGCATCGTTGCCGGTGTCGGTGTGCCGCAGCTGACCGCCATCATGGAAGCGCGCCGCGCGGCGCAAGGCTTTGAAGGCACTGTCATCGCCGATGGCGGGATCAAGTATTCCGGCGACGTGGCGAAAGCCATCGCGGCCGGCGCGGACTGCGTGATGATGGGCTCCATGCTGGCCGGGACGGAAGAAGCGCCCGGCGAGGTCTTCCTGTACAAGGGCCGCTCCTACAAATCCTATCGCGGTATGGGCAGTGTCGGCGCGATGGCGCGCGGCTCGGCCGACCGGTATTTTCAAAAAGAGGTCACCGACCGCATGAAGCTGGTGCCTGAAGGCATTGAAGGCCAAGTGCCCTATAAGGGCCCGGTCGGCCCGATCCTGCATCAGATGGTGGGCGGGCTTCGCGCCGCGATGGGCTATACCGGCGCGAAGACGATTGCCGACTTCCAGAAGAACGCCGTCTTCGTGCGCATCACCAATGCCGGGCTTCGCGAAAGCCATGTGCATGACGTGACGATCACCCGCGAAGCGCCCAACTATCCCAGCCCGAGCTGA
- a CDS encoding RsmB/NOP family class I SAM-dependent RNA methyltransferase, protein MRDAGRIAAAIEVLDTILNRHQPVKEAMRDWGKANRYAGSGDRAWISGLVLDSLRRRGSVSYLMGADSPRALVLGTLAHEWEMGPDAIAATFEGDEHAPDPLTDAERAGMLAKLSGDAPLHARAEIPEWLEPSFKRGFGDDAALEGASMASRAAVDLRVNTLKTDPEKAIHAVRAQLNADPSTLITTGIRVPGHDPRAKSPPADAIPAYGKGWVEVQDIGSQIAALAAAPVEGLQVLDFCAGAGGKTLSLAALMNNTGQLYAWDYDWRRLRAIWPRLERAGVRNVQVRSGKEAEALGDLEGKMDLVFIDAPCTGSGTWRRRPDTKWRLKDKALATRISQQDEVLAKAAKYVRPGGRMVYVTCSVLPEENGDRIDVFLAANPDFRAVPVMDALQRSGQLTEEGALTLAACAGAHGALQLTPARTGTDGFYVCGLARVG, encoded by the coding sequence ATGCGGGATGCAGGGCGTATCGCCGCCGCCATCGAGGTGCTGGACACCATTTTGAACCGGCATCAGCCGGTCAAGGAAGCCATGCGCGACTGGGGCAAGGCCAACCGCTATGCGGGCTCTGGCGATAGGGCGTGGATTTCCGGCCTCGTGCTGGACAGTCTGCGGCGCAGGGGCTCTGTCTCATACCTGATGGGTGCCGACAGCCCCCGCGCCCTGGTGCTGGGCACGCTCGCCCATGAATGGGAGATGGGCCCCGATGCGATTGCCGCGACTTTCGAAGGCGATGAGCACGCGCCCGATCCTCTGACCGATGCCGAACGGGCGGGGATGCTGGCAAAGCTCTCCGGCGACGCGCCGCTGCACGCGCGCGCGGAAATCCCGGAATGGCTGGAGCCGAGCTTTAAGCGCGGCTTTGGCGACGACGCGGCGCTGGAAGGGGCGAGCATGGCCAGCCGCGCAGCCGTAGATCTGCGCGTCAACACGCTCAAAACCGACCCCGAAAAGGCAATTCATGCCGTGCGCGCGCAGCTCAATGCTGACCCGTCCACGCTGATCACAACCGGCATTCGCGTGCCCGGCCATGACCCGCGCGCCAAATCCCCGCCCGCTGACGCCATCCCCGCTTACGGGAAAGGCTGGGTGGAGGTGCAGGACATTGGCAGCCAGATCGCCGCGCTCGCCGCCGCGCCGGTGGAAGGGCTGCAAGTGCTCGATTTCTGCGCAGGCGCGGGCGGCAAGACGCTCTCTCTGGCTGCTTTGATGAATAATACCGGCCAGCTTTACGCCTGGGATTATGACTGGCGGCGCCTGCGCGCCATCTGGCCGCGTCTGGAGCGGGCAGGCGTGCGCAATGTTCAGGTGCGTTCGGGCAAGGAAGCAGAAGCGCTGGGCGATCTGGAAGGCAAGATGGACCTGGTCTTCATCGACGCGCCCTGCACAGGCTCTGGCACCTGGCGGCGCAGGCCGGATACCAAATGGCGCCTGAAGGACAAGGCGCTCGCCACACGCATCAGTCAGCAGGACGAGGTGCTGGCCAAGGCCGCGAAATACGTGCGTCCCGGCGGGCGGATGGTCTATGTGACCTGCTCTGTCCTGCCGGAAGAAAACGGCGACCGGATCGATGTGTTCCTCGCCGCCAATCCCGATTTTCGCGCCGTGCCGGTTATGGACGCGCTCCAACGCTCCGGCCAGCTCACCGAAGAGGGCGCGCTTACCCTTGCCGCGTGCGCTGGCGCGCACGGCGCCCTCCAGCTCACCCCCGCCCGCACCGGCACGGACGGATTTTACGTGTGCGGACTGGCGAGGGTGGGGTAA
- a CDS encoding abortive infection family protein, with translation MFDCDDIPDAPAERAMLLENILVESATGGVRQEDVYRELRRYFMQNDRWKVLLPDFVRTHRSLSSFWPYIKNQAPTYAERREIIGAALTPLVDFLEDTQRLPLDGETSTLLKTFDSDGVHEVWERALERRLSDPQGAITLARTLLEAVIKKILDEMAVSYSNTDDLPKLYGLVAVHLKLAPNAHSEVPIKSILGGAHTVVNGLGTLRNRLSDAHAPGARLRAKPSPRHAALAVNMAGAMATFLVETWKASLDPLDA, from the coding sequence ATGTTTGATTGTGATGATATCCCGGACGCACCGGCTGAGCGCGCTATGCTGCTCGAAAATATCCTAGTTGAATCCGCGACCGGTGGCGTCAGACAGGAAGATGTGTATCGCGAACTTCGCCGGTATTTTATGCAAAATGATAGATGGAAGGTCCTTCTCCCGGATTTTGTTAGGACCCATCGAAGCCTTTCATCTTTTTGGCCATATATTAAAAATCAAGCTCCCACTTACGCTGAACGGCGTGAGATTATTGGAGCGGCTCTTACGCCTCTTGTTGATTTCTTGGAGGACACACAAAGACTTCCTCTAGATGGCGAAACCTCAACTCTCCTCAAGACATTCGACTCCGATGGCGTTCATGAGGTTTGGGAAAGAGCTTTGGAACGTCGGCTTAGCGATCCTCAAGGAGCAATCACCTTGGCTAGGACTTTGCTTGAAGCGGTAATTAAAAAAATTCTTGATGAGATGGCTGTTTCTTACTCCAACACAGACGACCTCCCAAAGCTTTATGGCTTGGTTGCAGTTCATCTGAAGCTTGCGCCCAACGCCCACTCTGAAGTGCCTATCAAGTCGATCCTTGGCGGCGCACATACTGTCGTAAATGGATTAGGTACGCTGCGAAACCGGCTATCTGATGCGCACGCGCCGGGAGCCCGCCTTCGTGCAAAACCGTCTCCTCGTCATGCTGCCCTGGCGGTCAACATGGCAGGCGCGATGGCCACTTTTCTCGTGGAGACTTGGAAAGCCTCCCTAGACCCGTTGGACGCGTAG
- a CDS encoding DUF2442 domain-containing protein, producing the protein MIKVIHIKATSPAMLHLTFSDGQAGELDLSALIARPGAMVEPLRDPAYFARVFLEEGAPTWPNGFDLAPWALHKDMTAQDLLKPAGRAA; encoded by the coding sequence ATGATCAAAGTCATCCATATCAAGGCCACTTCCCCGGCCATGCTGCACCTGACCTTCTCGGATGGTCAGGCGGGCGAGCTGGACCTGTCGGCTCTCATCGCCCGGCCGGGCGCGATGGTGGAGCCTTTGCGTGATCCCGCCTATTTCGCCCGCGTATTCCTTGAGGAAGGCGCGCCGACCTGGCCGAACGGTTTCGATCTTGCGCCGTGGGCACTGCACAAGGACATGACAGCGCAAGACCTGCTCAAGCCTGCGGGCCGCGCGGCCTGA
- a CDS encoding metalloregulator ArsR/SmtB family transcription factor, translating into MHAFDVLGDPVRRRILELLAENELRSGEIVEVIHAEFGISQAGVSQHLKVLRDAGFATSRVDGARRIYRLEPAPLQQVDDWLSRFKGFWTHKLEALATEVARGKKERGE; encoded by the coding sequence ATGCACGCCTTTGACGTCCTTGGAGACCCGGTGCGCCGGCGCATACTGGAATTGCTGGCCGAAAACGAGCTGCGCTCTGGCGAGATCGTCGAGGTCATCCACGCGGAGTTCGGGATCAGCCAGGCCGGCGTCTCCCAGCATCTCAAAGTGCTGCGCGATGCGGGGTTTGCCACCTCCCGCGTGGACGGGGCGCGCCGCATCTACCGGCTCGAACCCGCCCCGCTGCAGCAGGTCGATGACTGGCTCTCCCGCTTCAAGGGCTTCTGGACGCACAAGCTGGAGGCGCTGGCCACCGAAGTGGCACGGGGGAAGAAAGAGCGGGGGGAATAA
- a CDS encoding SRPBCC family protein, which yields MQIDIAAAIGATAREVRNLERDGKPAVAIVASRTYATRIEDLWEAVTTKERLARWFSPVSGEFRPGGRFQIENNAAGEIGVCEPPRTLDITWEFSEQISWVSVRLHNAGNGHARLELTHLYVVDPDWEEKYGPGAGGVGWDLGLAGLALHVSGEVTAPVEASGEWFASQNYRDLVDATAKAWGEAHAASGAPADEARAAAARTAAFFKGEEQ from the coding sequence ATGCAGATCGACATTGCAGCGGCCATCGGGGCCACGGCCCGCGAGGTGCGCAATCTGGAGCGGGACGGCAAACCCGCCGTAGCGATTGTGGCGAGCCGCACCTACGCCACCCGTATCGAGGATTTGTGGGAGGCGGTGACCACGAAAGAGCGCCTCGCGCGCTGGTTCTCGCCCGTGTCGGGTGAATTCCGTCCCGGTGGCCGGTTCCAGATCGAGAATAATGCGGCTGGCGAAATTGGCGTCTGCGAGCCGCCGCGCACGCTGGACATCACCTGGGAATTCTCCGAACAGATCAGCTGGGTAAGCGTGCGGCTCCACAATGCCGGGAACGGGCATGCGCGCCTGGAACTGACCCATCTCTATGTGGTCGATCCTGACTGGGAAGAAAAATACGGCCCCGGCGCGGGCGGTGTCGGCTGGGATCTGGGCCTTGCCGGGCTGGCGCTGCATGTCAGCGGCGAGGTGACGGCCCCGGTGGAAGCAAGTGGCGAATGGTTCGCCTCGCAGAATTATCGCGATCTGGTCGATGCCACCGCCAAAGCCTGGGGCGAGGCGCATGCAGCCTCCGGCGCGCCAGCAGACGAGGCCCGCGCGGCAGCGGCCCGCACCGCCGCCTTCTTCAAGGGGGAGGAGCAATAG
- the guaA gene encoding glutamine-hydrolyzing GMP synthase has protein sequence MSTAAEHERALIVDFGSQVTQLIARRLRESGVYCEVHPYNRATADFVKDYGPRAIILSGSPHSTSWEDSPRADPYIFEAGVPVLGICYGEQTMCAQLGGRVETSDHREFGRADIQIVAESPLLKGLGEIGDTERVWMSHGDRVMAAPEGFHVIATSPGAPFAAIADEARRFYGVQFHPEVVHTPRGALLLKNFTHEIAGMKGDWTMAAFKDEAIARIREQVGSGRVICGLSGGVDSAVAAVLIHEAIGDQLTCVFVDTGLMRHGEAEEVVTLFREHYNIPLVAADEGERFLSALDGIDDPEKKRKTIGKLFIDVFEEKAKLAGGADFLAQGTLYPDVIESVSFDGGPSVTIKSHHNVGGLPARMNMKLVEPLRELFKDEVRALGRELGLPEAFVGRHPFPGPGLGIRIPGAVTKEKADILRAADRIYIEEIKKEGLYDVIWQAFAVLLPVRTVGVMGDERTYDSVLALRAVTSVDGMTADYFPFDHDFLGRVATRIINEVRGVNRVVYDVTSKPPGTIEWE, from the coding sequence ATGAGCACTGCAGCCGAACACGAACGCGCCCTGATTGTCGATTTCGGCAGTCAGGTGACCCAGCTTATCGCACGGCGCCTGCGCGAGAGCGGCGTCTATTGCGAGGTCCATCCCTATAACCGCGCCACTGCGGATTTTGTGAAGGATTACGGCCCCAGGGCCATCATCCTGTCCGGCTCTCCGCATTCGACGAGCTGGGAGGACAGCCCGCGCGCTGATCCTTACATCTTCGAGGCAGGCGTGCCGGTCTTGGGCATCTGCTATGGCGAGCAGACCATGTGCGCGCAGCTCGGCGGGCGGGTGGAAACATCCGACCATCGCGAGTTCGGCCGCGCCGATATCCAGATCGTGGCCGAAAGCCCGCTGCTGAAAGGTCTCGGCGAGATTGGCGATACCGAGCGCGTGTGGATGAGCCATGGCGACCGCGTGATGGCCGCGCCCGAAGGCTTTCACGTTATCGCTACGAGCCCCGGCGCGCCCTTTGCGGCGATTGCCGATGAAGCCCGGCGCTTTTACGGCGTGCAGTTCCACCCGGAAGTGGTTCACACGCCGCGCGGCGCGCTGCTTCTGAAGAACTTCACCCACGAGATTGCGGGCATGAAGGGCGACTGGACCATGGCCGCCTTCAAGGATGAGGCGATTGCCCGCATCCGCGAACAGGTGGGTTCCGGCCGGGTGATCTGCGGGCTATCGGGCGGGGTGGACTCCGCCGTTGCCGCCGTGCTGATCCACGAGGCGATTGGCGATCAGCTAACTTGCGTCTTCGTCGATACCGGCCTGATGCGCCATGGCGAGGCCGAAGAGGTCGTCACCCTCTTCCGCGAGCATTACAATATCCCGCTGGTCGCCGCCGATGAGGGCGAACGCTTCCTCTCCGCTCTGGACGGCATCGACGACCCGGAAAAGAAACGCAAGACCATCGGCAAGCTCTTCATCGATGTGTTCGAGGAGAAGGCCAAGCTCGCTGGCGGGGCGGACTTTCTGGCCCAGGGCACGCTCTACCCGGACGTGATCGAGAGCGTCAGCTTTGATGGCGGCCCGTCCGTCACCATCAAGTCTCACCATAATGTCGGCGGCCTGCCCGCGCGCATGAACATGAAGCTGGTGGAGCCGCTTCGCGAGCTCTTCAAGGACGAGGTGAGGGCGCTGGGGCGCGAGCTTGGCCTGCCCGAAGCTTTCGTCGGCCGCCACCCCTTTCCGGGGCCGGGCCTTGGCATCCGTATTCCGGGCGCCGTCACGAAGGAAAAGGCCGATATCCTGCGCGCCGCCGACCGCATCTATATCGAGGAGATCAAGAAGGAAGGTCTCTACGACGTGATCTGGCAGGCCTTCGCGGTGCTGCTGCCCGTGCGCACCGTCGGCGTGATGGGCGATGAGCGCACCTATGACAGCGTTCTGGCCTTACGCGCCGTGACGAGCGTGGACGGCATGACGGCGGACTATTTCCCCTTCGATCACGACTTCCTGGGCCGGGTCGCCACGCGCATCATCAATGAAGTGCGCGGCGTCAATCGCGTGGTCTATGACGTGACCAGCAAACCGCCGGGGACCATTGAGTGGGAGTAG
- a CDS encoding RusA family crossover junction endodeoxyribonuclease: protein MAGVGDFFPLEVLIPGVPVSHQARPAGRAAWQEKVRGAATERRNHTSELGWSDARPVSVLIYYFADALMQGDVDNIVKPILDGLETVCYLDDNQVERVTVQKFEPTVEREFLSLSDQLAAALDAEPPLVYIRIDDDLGWRTIS, encoded by the coding sequence ATGGCAGGCGTTGGGGACTTTTTTCCGCTTGAGGTATTGATACCGGGAGTACCGGTTTCGCATCAGGCCAGACCGGCAGGTAGAGCAGCTTGGCAAGAAAAGGTTCGCGGGGCCGCGACCGAGCGCCGGAATCATACGTCCGAGCTTGGCTGGTCTGACGCGCGCCCAGTCTCCGTATTGATATATTACTTCGCAGATGCGCTGATGCAGGGCGACGTCGATAACATCGTGAAGCCAATACTCGATGGGCTTGAGACTGTCTGTTACCTAGACGATAACCAGGTTGAGCGGGTCACAGTTCAGAAATTTGAACCAACGGTCGAGCGGGAATTTTTGTCGCTGTCGGATCAACTCGCTGCTGCGTTGGATGCCGAGCCGCCCTTAGTGTATATTCGCATTGATGATGACCTTGGTTGGAGAACCATCTCGTAA
- a CDS encoding NADPH-dependent FMN reductase: MTHHILVLYGSYRADRQGIRLARYLVRELRELGNEAELIDAKAINLPMLDRMYKEYAAGEAPAGLEELAGKIRKADAFVFVTGEYNWGIQPGLKNLTDHFLEEWFWRPAAIASYSAGRLAGVRAALTWHGTLSEMGMVVISSSLAVGGIRHALDDNAKPTGEGGAPLEKAFPRFAADLAWWTEAAKAQREKRGTPY, translated from the coding sequence ATGACCCACCATATCCTCGTCCTCTACGGCTCCTACCGCGCCGACCGGCAGGGAATCCGGCTGGCGCGTTATCTCGTGAGAGAGCTTAGAGAGCTTGGTAACGAGGCCGAGCTGATCGACGCCAAGGCCATCAACCTGCCCATGCTGGACCGCATGTATAAGGAGTACGCTGCCGGCGAGGCACCTGCCGGGCTGGAAGAGCTGGCCGGAAAGATCCGCAAGGCCGATGCGTTCGTCTTCGTCACTGGCGAATATAACTGGGGCATCCAGCCGGGCCTGAAAAACCTGACCGACCATTTTCTGGAGGAATGGTTCTGGCGGCCCGCGGCCATTGCCAGCTATTCGGCCGGCCGGCTGGCCGGCGTGCGTGCCGCGCTTACCTGGCACGGGACGCTGTCGGAAATGGGGATGGTCGTCATCTCAAGTTCGCTTGCCGTGGGCGGAATTCGCCACGCGCTTGATGACAACGCGAAGCCTACCGGCGAGGGCGGAGCCCCGCTGGAGAAGGCTTTTCCACGCTTTGCCGCCGATCTTGCATGGTGGACCGAGGCGGCCAAGGCTCAACGCGAAAAACGCGGAACACCGTATTGA
- a CDS encoding A24 family peptidase, whose amino-acid sequence MWPVDIILSSAVLLGGLLALSVIDICSFRLPDWLTLPLIPAGLLAAWWLGDGILWHLAGAIIGYAGLVALELAYRSVRGRDGLGRGDAKLLAVGGAWCGAALLPVILLVASIAGLVWALALRLMAGGRSALIPRFHSARSWLLELPQPGCCCGLDYGCRPRRSGRDNLLRTQ is encoded by the coding sequence ATGTGGCCTGTAGACATTATCCTCAGTTCGGCAGTTTTGCTGGGCGGCCTGCTTGCGCTGTCCGTCATCGATATCTGCAGCTTCCGGCTGCCCGACTGGCTGACCCTGCCCTTGATACCCGCAGGCCTCCTGGCTGCCTGGTGGCTGGGTGACGGCATCCTGTGGCATCTGGCGGGTGCGATTATCGGCTATGCCGGTCTTGTCGCGCTGGAGCTTGCCTACCGGTCGGTGCGCGGGCGCGACGGGCTGGGCCGGGGTGATGCCAAGCTGCTTGCTGTGGGCGGTGCCTGGTGCGGGGCTGCGCTCCTTCCCGTCATTCTTCTGGTGGCCAGTATTGCTGGCCTCGTCTGGGCGCTGGCGCTGAGGCTGATGGCCGGCGGGAGGTCGGCCCTGATACCGCGCTTCCATTCGGCCCGTTCCTGGCTGCTGGAATTGCCGCAGCCTGGCTGCTGTTGCGGGCTGGACTATGGGTGCAGGCCTAGACGATCAGGGCGAGACAACCTGCTGCGAACACAGTAA
- a CDS encoding PadR family transcriptional regulator, which produces MTSDRLDIGGWKAQLRKGAAEFAVLSLLARKEMYGIELLDALSGAQGLGISDGTIYPLLKRLQLEGRIHARWQPSVTGPPRKYYNLTAEGKLAVSAMSQAWIEFRSQLDRLAGQAGELNASDRDLSS; this is translated from the coding sequence ATGACGTCAGATCGACTGGATATCGGGGGCTGGAAGGCGCAGCTGCGCAAGGGCGCGGCTGAATTTGCCGTTCTAAGCCTGTTGGCCCGCAAGGAAATGTATGGAATCGAGCTGCTGGATGCTCTGTCAGGAGCTCAGGGGCTCGGCATATCTGACGGCACAATTTACCCGCTGTTGAAAAGATTGCAGCTGGAGGGCCGGATTCATGCCCGCTGGCAGCCGAGTGTCACAGGACCGCCACGCAAATATTATAACCTCACGGCTGAGGGCAAACTCGCCGTGTCGGCCATGAGCCAGGCATGGATAGAGTTTCGCTCGCAGTTGGACAGACTTGCGGGACAGGCCGGTGAACTCAACGCCTCAGATAGAGACCTATCTTCGTGA